The Homo sapiens chromosome 16, GRCh38.p14 Primary Assembly genome includes the window GTAtgaactcattttcttttcttttttttttttttccaagacaaattctcactcttttgccgaggctggagtgcagtggcatgatctcagctcattgcaacctctgcctcccaggttcaagcgattctcctgcctcagcctcccgagtagctgggactaccggcgcccatcaccacacctggctaattttttggtaatttttagtagaaacggagtttcaccatgttggtcaggctggtctcgaactcctgacctcaggtgatcctcccgtctcggcctcccaaagtgctgggattacaggcatgagccactgcgcccagcctctttttttcttttaattaaaacaattaaatagagatggggttctctgtctgttgcccaggttggtcttcaactcctgggctcaagcaatcctcctgtctcgggctcccgaagtgctgggattacaggagtgagtcaccacgcccagcctaagtATTGCTCTTCTGTGATGATTTGCAGGCAACAATCACCTCTTGttcatattttcattatctttccCTCCACCCCGAGCCTATAGTCTGTCTTGGTCAGACCCCATTTCTTGAGTGCACCAGGCTGGAGTTTGGACCCATCCACATCCTCGCAGCTCTCCTGAGTTGGGGCCCAACATCTGGCTTGGGGAACAGACAGCTTTGCCGACAGCAGTAACAATTTGGTTGAAATGataactttgtcaaaaatgaattttgCCTTAGTGTTTTTTTAAAGGTTGAGAATCTTGTACATTCTTACAACATTTCTATTTTCTACAGTTAAAAAactgtaggctgggtgcagtgactcactcctgtaatcccagcactttgggaggccaaggtgggtggattgcttgagtccaagggttcgagaccagctaggcaacatagcaaaatattagctaggtgtggtagctactcgggaggttgaggcaggagaattgcttgaacccaggaggcagaggttgcagtgagccaagatcatgccactgcactccagcctgggcaagagagctagattgtctcaaaaaaaaaaaaaagtaagttccAATTACTTTGCAGCCAATTATTCTTGCTCTTCTATTTGCAATAGCAGAAGATTGAAATAGCCTCCTAGATGTCTGACAGTGGAAtgggttcttttctttttcttttttggtagagatgagggtctcactatgtggccaggcaagccttgaactcctggcctcaagtgatcctcccgcctctggaGGCAGGAGGTAGGGTACAGTCCCAgactcaaagcactgggattacaggagtgaaccactgcgTGAgcctggtttcttttctttcccctccctcccttccttccttccttccttccatccgtccttccttccttccctccttctctcctctttcactctacctctttcttttcttcttttttctggcttgttaaaacagaaatacataataattatagtGAAATAAACTAGGGTATTTACTGCAGCAGTTAGTAATAATGAAATGTTGGAAAACAATCTAATGTTCATCCGTagggaatatttaaaatatagtgtatttctgccgggcgcggtggctcacgcctgtaatcccagcactttgggaggccgaggcaggtggatcatgaggtcaggagatcgagaccacggtgaaaccctgtctctactaaaaatacaaaaaagttagccgggcttcgtggcgggcgcctgtagtcccagctactcgggaggctgaggcaggagaatggcttgaacccgggaggcggagcttgcagtgagcagaaatcgcgccactgcactccagcctgggcgacactgtgagactccatctcaaaaaaataaattaattaaaaataaataaataaataaaatatagtgtatttctggccgggcgcggtggctcactcatgtaatcccggcactttgggatgctgaggctggcagatcacaagatcaggagatcaagaccatcctggctaacgcggtgaaaccctgtctctattaaaaatacagaaattagctgggcatagtggcatgtgcctgtagtcccagctacttgtgaggctgagacaggagaatcgcttgaacctgggaggtggaggttgcagtgagctgagatcgagacactacgctccagcctgggtgacagagcaagactccgtctcaaaaaaaaaaaaaattatagtgtatgccatggaatattatgcaactgttatatatgtgtgtgtgttcccaaAGCATTGTTCAGTAACAAAGGAAAAGTGCAAAACACtaaaatggatgaatacatgcTTGTGTAAACACAGACACTGTCAGGAATGTTTGTCTGGAGGTGATGGGTATGGAGCCTTTTTGTCTGATATATTGGGTGTATCAAGAATGCCAGGTCctgagcagttttttttttttttttttgagttggagtctcactctgttgcccaggctggagtgcagtggcacaatctctgctcactgcaacctccacctcctgggttgaagcgattctcgtgcctcagcctcccgagtagctgggattgtaggcgcccgccaccatgcccagctaattttttgtgtttttagtagagacggggtttcaccatgttggccaagctggtctcgaactcctgacctcaggtgatctgcctgcctcggccttccaaagtgctgggcttacaggcatgggccaccgtgcccagccgtttATATGTATTAACTCTTAATCATCAAAACAAACTATGTGGTATTACCATAATTATCGCCATTTATACAAAGCAACAGAGGGATAAGGAGATTAAGGCACTTGCCCAAGTGCAAGAGGTAGGACAGGAACCCAGAGTCCCGTGCTGGTAGCTGCTTTTCTGTGCACttaacattatctcatttaattcttgcagTCACTTCATGAAGAAGGTGGCGGTCCTAGGGCATTGGAGAAGTTATGTGCTTGTTCAAGGTCATGCAGCTGGAAGATGGTGGTGGTAGGACAGGAAGTCTGTAGGGCCTGATTCTGCAGCCCTCTAGTCTATACTCCTTTGCTCCTGTGTCCCTCATCCCCCCTGCAGAATGGGCACCCCGTTACCTTtctgagccactgtgcgcagAAAAGagagcatgttggccaggctggtctcgaactcctgacctcaagtgatcagcctgccttagcctcccaaagtcctgggattacaggcgtgaaccaccacgctcagcctctGAATACTTTGTACTCAAGCCATTTTTCAGTGCTGTGTTTGCAGTGAGCACACCCGAGGGATGAAGACACGTCTCCCTGTGGGAACCTGGGCTTACCAGGGCCCCTAGAGGAGGGGAATCTCTCAAGCTCAGAGCTCTATGGCTGCGGTGCAGGCCCACTGTGTGCATGGTGTCAGTCTGGGCCCTTCCATGTTGCCCCCGTGGGACTTGGGGTAAGGGGAACTGATGCAAACATCACGCTGCTGTTGCTTGGTGTGAGCAATTAATTCCTGTGGCTCTCACCCAGGAGTCTCATGTCTTTGGGTCAGACAAACTCATCAGCTTGTAGAAATGGCACAGTCCCACGGGCCTGTTAGAATCTTCTATTGTGCACATGTTGctcttaaaatatacaaatcagttttgattttaaaaaattatttatttttttagtgatAGGAgttttgctacgttgcccaggctggtttcaaactcttgggctcaggaggtcctcccactttggcctggACTGCCAGCATAATGTATCACCACACCCGGGACTGATTTTCGTTtttcaagaacaaaaaccaaaaacatacacAAACCGAGAGTCAAAGCTTGCTAATTAGAGGAAAGTCAGGAAATGGGAaccattcaaagaagaaaatacccCCACCTCCTACTCTCACCTATCCAAAGACAATTAGGTGAATCCCTTAGTAGATATCTTTCCAGACGGTTTTCCATATAGATTCCCatatctggccaggcgcggtggctcacacctgtaatcctagcgcttggggaggctgaggcggatggaccacctgaggtcaggagttcgagaccagcctgaccaacatggagaaacctcgtctctacgaaaaatacaaaattagccgggcacagtggtgcaagcctgtaatcccagctactcaggaggccgaggcaggagaattgcttgaacctaggaggcagacaTTGTGCTGAgccgagccaagatcatgccattgcactaaactccgccttaaaaaaaaaaaaaaagattcccacATCTTTACTAGTTTGCAGAAATAAGATCCTAGCATATGCAGTGTGTAGGAACCACCTTGGTTTAGCCACGTCTCTGTGACTGGGGGCCACTGTGGTGACCCCCAGCTCCCCGGACAGAGTCAAGAGCTCACCAGCCTGCAAAGGTTTTCACGGCCCCCAGCCAGACTCGGGGGCTTCCTCTTGCCCTGCTACTTCCTGGGAGCTCTGAGGGCAGGAAATGGCGCCACTCAGCTCCTGGCCTAACAGCTTGGGGACCACAAATGCAAAGGAAaccaccctcccctcccacctcctcctctgcACCCTTGAGTTCTCAGGCTCACATTCCCACCACCCACCTCTGAGCCCAGCCCTCCCTAGCATCACCACTTCCATCCCATTCCTCAGCCAAGAGCCAGGAATCCTGATTCCAGATCCCAcgcttccctgcctccctcaggTGAGCCCCAGACCCCCAGGCACCCCGCTGGCCCCTGAAGGAGCAGGTGATGGTGCTGTCTTCGCCCAGCAGCTGTGGGAGCAGGCGGGTGGGGCAGgatggaggggtgggtggggtgggtggagccAGGGCCCACTTCCTTTCCCCTTGGGGCCCTGTCCTTCCCAGTCTTGCCCCAGCCTCGGGAGGTGGTGGAGTGACCTGGCCCCAGTGCTGCGTCCTTATCAGCCGAGCCGGTAAGAGGGTGAGACTTGGTGGGGTAGGGGCCTCAGTGGGCCTGGGAATGTGCCTGTGGCTTGAAAAGACTCTGACAGGTTATGATGGGAAGAGATTGGGAGCCATTGGGCTGCACAGGGTCAGGGAAGGCCAGGAGGGGCTGGTCACTGCTGGAATCTAagctgctgaggctggagggagcCTCAGGATGGGGCTGATGGGGGAGCTGCCAGCATCTGTTCCTCTGTCATTTCTGATAACAGTAAAAGCCAGCATGGAAAAAACCGTTAAACCGCAGGTTGGGCCTGGCCGTTGGCAGGGAAGTGGGCAGAGGGGAGGCCCGGCCAGGTCCTCCGGCAACTCCCGCGTGTTCTGCTTCTCCGGCTGCCCACCTGCAGGTCCCAGCTCTTGCTCCTGCCTGTTTGCCTGGAAATGGCCACgcttctccttctccttgggGTGCTGGTGGTAAGCCCAGACGCTCTGGGGAGCACAACAGCAGTGCAGACACCCACCTCCGGAGAGCCTTTGGTCTCTACTAGCGAGCCCCTGAGCTCAAAGATGTACACCACTTCAATAACAAGTGACCCTAAGGCCGACAGCACTGGGGACCAGACCTCAGCCCTACCTCCCTCAACTTCCATCAATGAGGGATCCCCTCTTTGGACTTCCATTGGTGCCAGCACTGGTTCCCCTTTACCTGAGCCAACAACCTACCAGGAAGTTTCCATCAAGATGTCATCAGTGCCCCAGGAAACCCCTCATGCAACCAGTCATCCTGCTGTTCCCATAACAGCAAACTCTCTAGGATCCCACACCGTGACAGGTGGAACCATAACAACGAACTCTCCAGAAACCTCCAGTAGGACCAGTGGAGCCCCTGTTACCACGGCAGCTAGCTCTCTGGAGACCTCCAGAGGCACCTCTGGACCCCCTCTTACCATGGCAACTGTCTCTCTGGAGACTTCCAAAGGCACCTCTGGACCCCCTGTTACCATGGCAACTGACTCTCTGGAGACCTCCACTGGGACCACTGGACCCCCTGTTACCATGACAACTGGCTCTCTGGAGCCCTCCAGCGGGGCCAGTGGACCCCAGGTCTCTAGCGTAAAACTATCTACAATGATGTCTCCAACGACCTCCACCAACGCAAGCACTGTGCCCTTCCGGAACCCAGATGAGAACTCACGAGGCATGCTGCCAGTGGCTGTGCTTGTGGCCCTGCTGGCGGTCATAGTCCTCGTGGCTCTGCTCCTGCTGTGGCGCCGGCGGCAGAAGCGGCGGACTGGGGCCCTCGTGCTGAGCAGAGGCGGCAAGCGTAACGGGGTGGTGGACGCCTGGGCTGGGCCAGCCCAGGTCCCTGAGGAGGGGGCCGTGACAGTGACCGTGGGAGGGTCCGGGGGCGACAAGGGCTCTGGGTTCCCCGATGGGGAGGGGTCTAGCCGTCGGCCCACGCTCACCACTTTCTTTGGCAGACGGAAGTCTCGCCAGGGCTCCCTGGCGATGGAGGAGCTGAAGTCTGGGTCAGGCCCCAGCCTCAAAGGGGAGGAGGAGCCACTGGTGGCCAGTGAGGATGGGGCTGTGGACGCCCCAGCTCCTGATGAGCCCGAAGGGGGAGACGGGGCTGCCCCTTAAGTGTCGGTGAATAGTGAGGCTGGAGGCCGGAATCTCAGCCAGCCTCCAGCACCTTCCCTCTCACCATCCCACTGCCCCCTCGCTCCCATGTTTCCACCCGGCACCCTGATCCTCACCcgaatctcctttttttttttcttttgagacagagtttcgctttgtcgcccaggctggagtgcaatgcacgatctcagttcactgcaacctctgcctcctaagttcaggcgattctcctgcctcagcttcccgagtaactgagattacaggcacccaccaccatgcccagctgcttttttgtatttttggtagagatggggtttcaccatgttggctaggctggtctcaaactcctgacctcaggtgatctacctgcctcagcctcccaaagtgctgagattacagacatgagcctccGCGCCTTGCCTCCTCACCCACCTCTTCACTCTGAATCCTCATGAGGCTTCTCAGCCCTGGATTTCCTGCTGCCATCCTCACCCAGCACCCACAACTAGcgcctgggcagggcagggctggcacCTCTCAACGTCTGTGGACTGAATGAATAAACCCTCCTCATCCACCCCTATTTATCTCCATCACCATTTCCCCCTCTTTCTTGTTCCTGGAAACGGCTGCTGAGTCTCCATCGGCCAAACTTATCTGCCCTGTGATTTCTTTGACAATTCTCCTTTTCCCCCAGAACCCACCCTGGGTTGACCAGAGTCTGGGAAGAAGGACAAGAGAACCCGGCAAACTCCCTCCTAGGATTAACTTTGTAAAGCACCCTTGCCCTGTAGCTGCAAGGGCTGTGGAACCTGGGCAGCCCGCAACCACCTTTAGCTCTGGGCCCCCCAGGCCAGCCTGG containing:
- the SPN gene encoding leukosialin precursor, which translates into the protein MATLLLLLGVLVVSPDALGSTTAVQTPTSGEPLVSTSEPLSSKMYTTSITSDPKADSTGDQTSALPPSTSINEGSPLWTSIGASTGSPLPEPTTYQEVSIKMSSVPQETPHATSHPAVPITANSLGSHTVTGGTITTNSPETSSRTSGAPVTTAASSLETSRGTSGPPLTMATVSLETSKGTSGPPVTMATDSLETSTGTTGPPVTMTTGSLEPSSGASGPQVSSVKLSTMMSPTTSTNASTVPFRNPDENSRGMLPVAVLVALLAVIVLVALLLLWRRRQKRRTGALVLSRGGKRNGVVDAWAGPAQVPEEGAVTVTVGGSGGDKGSGFPDGEGSSRRPTLTTFFGRRKSRQGSLAMEELKSGSGPSLKGEEEPLVASEDGAVDAPAPDEPEGGDGAAP